One Aptenodytes patagonicus chromosome 7, bAptPat1.pri.cur, whole genome shotgun sequence genomic window, taactgaggttggaagggaccccttgGAGGTCAGCTGATAAAAGCTCATGCCTAGGACTGGGCCAACTTCAAAATTACATTTGGTTGCTCAAGGCCTCCAAAGACAAAGTTTCCTTGTCCATCTGTTTCCCTCCACCCCAGTAACCTCAGTCTTCCCCTAAGCAGGGTCTTCAGCCCTCTGGGTTTATCTACCTAAAAAGTACTAGACATCCTACCTCGGGGCCTTTTTAGAAGAGACATTAGGGACCCAACCTGGTTGCCATTTTAGAAACTCCCCAATGACCTGTTAAGGGACTGTCCTGAGAACACCCGGAAGACCCCTTGCTGTCCCAGGGTGCCTCTCACCCTGGTGACGTGGTTGGTCTCACCACAGTCAGAGCTGTCCTCCTCTGAAGGCCATGCAGCTCTCCAGGCCTGGGAGCAGCTGCCTGATGGTGCTGGCGGGGGCTCCAAGGCACAAAGACGTGGCAGGCATGTGAGGAGGAGAGACTCTGGCCCTGTTGTCCCCACCCCGTGTCTGTTAGCGTTTGCTGTGCTGGTTCCTTCTCCTCCTATAGTTCTAGTGAGTGCAATAGCCATGCAGTACTGTCCTGGCATGCAGGTCTGTGGCATCTCCGTGACAGCCATGTTAGTTCATGCTGGCTGCTGTAGGGTGCTTGTTCCCAGGGGTCCCAGGCACTGCAGGTTTGGAGAGAATCCTCTCCTACTTAAAGCATGGTCATAGGAAAGGTTTTGGAAACATGCCACAGTCTTGGCCATTAATGGCCTTTAAGTATTTCCTACCAGTGAGGGCTGTAGCCTGCGGTATCAGCTCCTGGGGAAATGGGGGGAACCTTGGCATTTAGGGTTTTGAGAAGCTGATTCTTCTGAAGACTTCAAGATATCTTGGAAGGAGCAATCCTGCTCTGGTAGAAAGATGGAAGGGAGGTCCCACAACTCCTGAGTCACACAGGCTGtgatgctggaggagaagggagggctGGGGATGTTCCACACACAGTAGATGATACCTGGCTGCGGGGAGCAAAGCAAGCACAGCCCTAGCAGCCCAGTTGTTAACATGATCATTGATCTTATTCTCAGAAACTCAAGCAAATTCTTCAGCTCCTCATTCCTGCCTGTTGACCGTACCAAGGTGGCCATGGCTCAACCCAGCTTCCAGGACTGAGGGGCAGACGTGGTGAGAGACCTGTCTCAGGTATGATGGAGACAATCAAATAGTATGGGGTTTAATGGGGTGGGGAAAGGGTATGAGGTAGCTGTGAGATTTCTTCAGCAACACCCCCTGACCTGTGTCCCACAGCCCCTCCCTGCCCTTAGTGAGCTCCTCAGACCTCACTGGAGGACCTGAAAGAGCCACAGCCCCTTTTCAAGCAAAGCCTTCTCCGTCCGCACCCCTGCCCCTATGTTGCAGGGTGAGGCCCCACGACGGCACCAATGGAGAGCATGTACTCGGTGGAGCCAGCACCTGGTGGTGCCGGCCCCACCTCGCTGGACGTGCTCAGCTTCCTGGATGCCCTAGTGAACAGCACAGAGGAGCAATGCTTCAGCGCCCGCTCCCGCAGCACCGTCCTGGAAGGGCTGCCGTTTGGCGGTGTGCCCACTGTGCTCGCCATCAACTTCATCCTCTGGCTGGTGAGTGGGTCAGGAGGGTGCCATGTCCATGGGCACCGCAGCCCCAGGCTGGGGTGTCAGAGACTGGCTATGAGCACGAGTGTGTGTGTTAGGGGTGTGCCGAAAGCCACACGTGTGTGCAGTGTGCATGCCTGTTGCCTGGCTGTTTGGGGGAATGGGTGTAAGTGCAGAGGACCAAGAGCTTTGCCCACATCATGGTGGGCAGCATGTGGCACTTGGGCAGCAGTGGTGAGATCATGGAGCAGGAGCAGTTTGGCTTCAGGCAAGAGTTTTGCATGAGCTTGGGCTCATGAGTGGGAAAACAGAAAGGAGGGATGTGGGGAGACCCCATGGGGTGAGACCCTGCGACAAAACCCTtcatctctcctcttccctcttcttccagcttctcctcctgGTCTTCTCCTGCCTTCGGAAAGCAGCTTGGGACTATGGACGCCTGGCGCTGTTGATGGACAATGATAGGTGAGCAGGACGTGAGGCCACCGCAGGTGATGGCTCCATCCTCTCCAAGAGGGCTGACAGGAGGGCCAGGCCACTAGGAATGGCCTGGCTGCCCTTGCCCATGGAGGCACAGGCACCacctgctgcagggagagggaaagcCCAAGCCAGCTTTGATTCCCTCTTACAGGCACCATCTGGTGATGGTGCTCTCGGTGCCAGGGAGGGCACCGTCCTGGGAAGGACAGAGGCCCAAGAGCTGCTTTCGGGTGGGGACTGAGACGCCGCCTCTCCCCGTGCCGCTCTTGGGATGAACAGGGCTGGCCAgcggaggaggcagagggagacaCGCAGCAATAACACTGTACCTCATGTCAGCAGAGCAGCTTGCCTGGCCCATCCTTTGGGCTAGGTGCAGAATCCCCCCAAAATACCAGTGTCCTGGTGAAAACAGAGCCCGGACCAGATTTCCAGGtgggctgtgctgcctgcagctgtctGGCTGCCAGAGCATGGTTCACCCCAGGCAGCAGAGcatctttctttgcaggaggaaATGTTGGAAaagcccctctcctgccttctcccctctccagctcctcTTGGGCTCAGGCTCTGGAGCTGAGTCTGGCAATGGACAGGCAATATTTCCCTTTACCGGGGAGATCAAAATGCCATTTGAAGGCTGAAACCAGTGGAGTATAAAAATCAGTTTCAGCAGGCTCTCGTCCTGGAGCCAAGGCCAATTCTCCACCAGCCACCCTGCTGTGGGCCCGGGCCACAGAGAAGCCACAGGGACTGATCGGTGCAGAGGCAGTGAGTGCAGCCCCTTCCCCGAGCCCAGCGGTAGTCACTGGTCCAGCCTCAGTGCAGgatgcggggagggggggaggcatTTCCTGGGCGGCTTTCCTAGGAGAAGCTTCTCGGAGGGTGCTCATCCTCTCccatctgctgcttctctcttgccTCACCCCTCCGCTCCGCCACTGACTGCAAAGTTTGACGTCGCTTTTCTACGGAGAGCAGAGTGAGAAGGAGAAGTCTCCATCAGAGAGCAGCCCCCTGGATATCGACAACAAAGATGTGGTGAGTGCTGGCAGCCGTGGCAGGGGGAGCCCAGGCTGGGCTCATCCTggcccagccctccctgctcttcATGGGGAACTCAGGTCAGAAGTTAAACGGGAGAAATTAAATCCTCCAGTGTGGGTTTCCTGCTTAACACCTCTTTAGCAGCGGGGTATTCCTGGGAAAGCTGGAGGGTTTCTTTGTGCTGGCTTTGTTTGAGGCATCTACCTTGAATGGCAGGTCGGAGGGATGCTCCCACCAGGGCGAGCATCTCCCGGCTGCATGGCTGTCCCTGCCGGCTGCGGGGACCTAGTTGGATGCATGGCCAGAGCCTTGCTCTGTGTGCCCACGGGGATTTTTCTGGCTCCGGCAGGACAGAGTCCCCTGGATCACACCTCCACCTCTGCTGGCATGGTGGGCTGTGGGGGCTTTAAAGCCATCTTTTGTTTCTCTCCACCACACCAGGCACAAACCAGGTTTTGCTGGAAATGAGCATGGACCGAcacatttttctgtctgtttctttctcttttttggcaACAAAAGCTCAAAAATCAGTCACTGGTGTGActatgaaaaaaatgacagaaattcttaaaaaaaaaaaacctaggcaGGAAAGGTAAAGAAGCAAAATCCTtgcaggtggcaggaggcctgttTAAAGGCTCAGTACTGGATGCTCTGGGCAAATATATATTGCTCATCAAAAAATAAGTGAGAAAGACCACAGGGAATGCCAGCATGGCTAAAGAGCAGATTAAGGGAGATTATTAGATGTAAGAAGACACCTTTTTAAAAGTCAAGCTGTTCCCAAATGAGGAAAATCTAAACTCTGCCAGGTTAGATGTAAAAGGCACTaaggtgggagggaagaggagttTGAGGAGAAATTTGTAGAGAGCATAAAAGCAAGTACTGGATTTTTCTTCACACATCAGGAACAGGCAACCTGCCAGAGGGTTTGTAGGGCCGATAGGTGGTGAAGATAGAAAATGCTTGCTGGagaaggcgagaatatggcaggagAGCTAAATAAAGTTTTGTTGCCTGTATCCAGTGAGGAGGAGCTCAACCAAATTCTTGTCCAGGAGCCCTTCTCTGCGGGGAAGCACCAGAGCATCCCTCCAACAGCAGGGTTGGAGGATGAGGTTGCAATAAAAGCAGCCTGACAAATTCCCATTACCATCACAAATTCCCAGGAGCAGGCATGGGACTCCTCACTCTCCCCAAGATGAATAGCCAAGCTACTGACTGCAGCATGCGATCTCTCTCCTGCACGTGGGCATCCTAGAGAGCTGGGAATCAGCTGATGAACGCTGGTTTTTCAGGAGGCTTTCTGGAAAACCCAAGAAATTACAGGCCAGGGAGCTTGGGGTCTGCATGGACAACCTCCCAGACATGGTTCTCCAGAGCAGAGCCCCGGAGCGGGGCATAGGAGGGGAGTCAGCCCAGCTGTGCTAATGGGGTGTCCGACCCCTGTGGAGCTGTCAGGCACGCGGGGATGCCTGCACATCCAAAGCTTCCCACTGCGGTCGATCAGACGAAGCTGAGCTGTGGGGTAGGAGGAAAGGTCCTGGCTTGGGTAAAGCCCGGGAttagagaggaggaagaagctgcCAGCTCTCATGGGACAGGGTAAGGGAACCACAGGGGGCTGCCTGGGGTCCCTCCCATCCAAGGTCAGCATAAACCCTCTGGAAAGGAGGTGAAGAGGAGGGGCCTGATGGCCAAGTGTTATTCGGTACAGCCATGACAGGGAAGACTGCAGAGGGACCTTGAACTTGCATGAACTCCAGCGCTGGTAAAATGTAACGTAATACATAGAGGAGAAAAACTCTAATATTGCATATGCAGTGACAGGGAATGAGCTATTACACAAGATCTTGGCGTTGTCATATATTGCTCTATGGCAGTGCCGGCTCAGCGCTTGGTAGTGGTCAAAAAAGCGCATTGCATGTTAGGGACTGTCGGGGAAAGCACGGAGGAGGAAGCTGCTGGAAGCCAGGAGCCTGTGTTACAGAGATGCCCGGTGTTTCCTGCTCCTTCCGAGGCAGCTGCCTTTGGCCACCACTGCAGACAAGCTGCTGGGCTGAGCATCGCTGAGCTGCCCTGGGTGCTGCCTCCGTTTGCTCAgccccccagctccaggcacagcaCCATCTCTGCACACATCCCCAGTGCGTGCCATGTCCCGGCTCCTTGCCGGAGAGGTGGAGGTGGCTGCCCCTGGCTCATCCCAACTCTCTTCCCTTCCAGGGATTCTGCTCCTGGCTCATTTCTATCTACCAGATGAAGTAAGTGTGTGTCCTCAGCATCGCAGCTGTGCCCCACTGCTGCCCGCCCCTGGGGAGCCGGTGCCCATAGGTGGTCACGCATCACCCAGAGCTGCTGGAACTGGCAGCTGAGGAGAGCCTTCCTAAAACATCCCCtgggagagagagcagagagctCACCTCTGTGTTTCCTCCTGGCCCCTGGCTCCTGACCCAAAGGAATGGGCTTCAACCTCTTCTGGTAGGAGCTGGTCCCGTAGTGGGATGGCAGCCTGAGGGCTGCTTGCATCCCCCATTCCTTCTGTGCCCAAATCCCACATGTCACAGGCAGGATGCCATGAGCTGGCATGGGTTGTGTGAGGCCAGAGCAGCCAGTGTCCCTGGGGcgggaggtggtggggaggcaccACCAGCGCTCACCCCCACCCACCTCTCCCCCAGGGACGAGGAGATTCAGAGCAAGTGTGGGATCGACGCCACCACCTACCTCTCCTTCCAGCGGCACCTCCTGGTCCTGCTGATGCTGGTCTGTGTGCTCTCCGTGGCCGTCATCCTGCCCGTCAACTTCTCGGGGGACCTCCTGGGTATGTGCTTCCCGAGTTGCGGGAAGGCTCAGGAGCATGGCACAAGCTTCTCCATCCTCAGGCCGAGcaccctgccctggggacagagGGCAGAAGGACCCCTCCGTCAGGAGCCCCAGTGTGAGCAGGAACCCACCATCAGCTGTGGgacagaggaaagcaggaggcGGGGGCTTCAGGGTGGCAGGGGCTTGGCGGGGACCTGGGAGATGGAAAAGGAGGGAGCAAAGACCAGAGCTATTAACCCTGCAAGCATGGACACACATGCTGCACTGGGTTCCCATAAcctcctgcttctcttcccctGCAGGACACAATCCCACCCACTTCGGCCGGACAACCATCGCCAACATCCCAACACAGTACGTGGCTCCTGTGTTCGGGGGGGGGCtgcgggtgctgctgctgcagcaggcactgctgggagtggCCAGGCATGGCACTCACCACAGTCCCAGAACAGGGACAGGTCCACATGAGCAGCATGCTGCTCATGGTAGCCCCCGTGTCTGTCCACACCGTGCACGAGCACCGTTGCGGTAGGCAGCCTGCTGGCACTGCTCGCTGTGCCCTGCTGCGGGCAGAGGTGCTCTCAGAGGTTCTGGGTGGCCTCATTTCTGCAGTATCTCAGGCAGCACCCTGGATGCTTCCCCTCTTGTCCCTGGGGCGGGGGTCCGGCAGCTGGCTTGGGGAGGTCCTGCTGGGTGGTGGGGGTGGCTGTGGGTGAGGCGCTGAGCGCCAGGCTGGTCCGTGTGCCACGCGCCCACCGCAGTGCTCGCCAATCCCCTCTTCCAGGGACCGTCTCCTGTGGCTGCACAGCATCTTTGCCCTCATCTATTTCATCCTCACCATCCTCTGCATGGCTCACCACTCCGTCCACCTTGAATACAGAGAGAATGAGAAGGTGAGCAACCacccttcctccagccctgccttgTTCAGCACTAATGGACAACTTTGTGCTTTGCAGAAAAGATAGTCCCAGTATGTAGGGAGAGCTTTAGAAACAGCCTggaacagggcaggcagggaaagaTAAGGCTGGTTTTCCCCAGCTTCTGGAGAAAGCCTGGCAGCCCGGAGGcaaatctctctctcctgctgccttgtctCTTGAGGCTGAAGCTCTACTGTGTCTGTCTGCCTGGGAGGTGGCAGTGTCTGGCTGTGCCCCGGGGTCTGGGAGCAGGTGTTGAGGAGGTCTGTGGTGACCAGCCTCCAGGGTGGCAGTCCGTGCTCTGGCTCGCCTCTGCCTTCCCGGCAGCTGGTTGAGCAGGGTGGCAGCGAAATGGCCTGTGGgcccccacccacccctccccctctgccccttctcctcccccaggtCGCCCGGACACTGATGGTTACCCACATCCCCAAGGAGATCACAGACCCTTCCCTTATCATCAAGCATTTCCAGTGAGTAGCGGTGTGCCACAGCCTTGCCAGGGCCGCTGGCAGGCAGGTGGCAggggctgtccctgtcccccaaCTCCTGGTGCCATCGTGTCCTTGTGCCCGCAGCGAGGCTTATCCCAGCTGCACTGTCACCAACGTCCAGTTCTGCTTCGATGTGCGCAAGCTGATGAAGCTGGATGCGGAGAGGTGAGCACGTGCAGGTCCTGGTTGCCTCTGCGGGTGGGTGTATCGCTCCGGCCCAGCATGTCGAGGGACCCAgtctgtccgtctgtctgtctcctgCTCCCCAAATGACTCTTGTCCCTATCGGCTTCCCGGCAGGCGCAAGGCAATGAAGGGGCGGCTTTACTTCACCACCAAGGCGCAGAAAGAGGGGAAGATCATGATCAAAACCCACCCCTGTGCCCGCATCTTCTGCTGCCGCTTCTGTGGCTTTGAGCAGGTaggtgggtgcaggcagggctgcaggcagcacatcCCCACTGTGGGCAGGGCAGAGCATGGCAGCTCGCCTGTGCCACAGCCCGATGAGCGTGGAAGAGCCCCGGCTGCTCCCGCAGGTGGACGCCGAGCAGTACTAcggggagctggaggagaagctcACGGATGAGTTCAATGCCGAGCGCAACCGCATCATGCTCAAGCGGCTCGACATGGCCTTTGTCACCTTCCAGGATGAGCGGATGACAGCTGTGTGAGTGCCCCTTGGACGTGCCAGCACAGGCATGTCCCCCAGCCTGGCGGCCACCGCTGCTGGGGCACCTTGCTGGCTCCTCCAGCCAAAGCCAGACAATGGGTCTGTCTCTGCTGTGCTTCTGCCACCTGCAGAGATGGCTGCTCTGTTGGGGCTGCGGGAAGGGTCtcatggggggtgggggggtggtccTGAGTCCTCAGTCTGGACCCAAcccctggctccctcctcctgcaggatTTTGAAGGACTACAGCCACATCCGCTGCCGCAAGCACCCCCAGCAGTCCTCTGTCACCACTGTGGTCAAGTCACACCACTGGGGTGTTCGCTATGCCCCTGCACCCAGCGATATCATCTGGTGAACCTCTGTGgcgggagagggagggagggcgagCAGCTGGGGGGAACACATACCCATAGCTATAGGGAACCCATATAGCTGTGGGGAACCTGCGCCCATACCTGTAGGGTGCCTTCTCAGGGTGGCAGGGGCTGACAATCCTTCCTGTGGCCATACCAGAAGTCACCAGGGGTGACTGGGGTGATCACCCTGCGGGTGGCAGGGCTTGGCCAGGCAAGGTTTGGGGTGACTACCAGGCTCTGATATCTGCAGCGTGACTCCAAAGCCTCCTGGTGGCATGGACCCCCCACTGCAGTCATACTCGGGTCCTGGGGGCTCTGCAGGTGTCAGCGCAGCAGCATGGGGAGGGGCGAGAGGTTGAACTCGGAGCAGGGGCTGTCAGAATGGTCGGTGTGGGTAGTGGGAGGCAGAGCTTTGGGGAGCCAGGCTAGGAGACCCAGGACATGTGGCTTTTCCTCCGCACCATGTCCGAGTCATGCTTTCCTCTCACAGGGAGAATTTATCGGTCCGTGGTACATCTTGGTGGGTGAGATTCATCCTCCTTAATATCTGCCTCTtcgtcctcctcttcttcctcaccacGCCAGCCATCATTGTCAACACCATGGATATGTTTAACGTCACACAGCCTGTGGAGAGCCTCAAGGTAGTCCCTGGGGCCCTGTGCCAGCTTTCCCAAAGGGTGTCCATTTCCAGGCTTGCCCGTGACAGGGGGAGGGCACCAGCAGGGGGAGGACACCAGCTCTACACTGGCCCGAGAAGACGAGCCATCACTGGGATGAGCATTGATTTGAGGCAAGGAGTGGTCGTGCCCCCGCTTGCCATCCATCCCCTTCTTGATGTGTTTCCAGTGGCAGAGCACTGGGGCACATGTGCAAACCTGAGCTTTGGTGCTGGTGTCCATGGGGGAGGGCAGGTTTGTGTCTGTGCAAGAGGAGGGGGGGTGGGAAGAGCTCCAGGAGATGTTaggagctgccagcagcacatCTCCTTCCTGCTCATTGACCTGTGAGCTGTTGGGcgggcactggggctcagagcatGCCCGTGGTGCCTTTGGCTGGCCTCAAGCTCTTATCTCCTGAAACAAACGCCCCTGCTCAGGGAGGGGATGCCCCAGCCTGCCCGTTGCACACACCATCCTGCACCAGGAGGCCCAGAGAGCTGCCTCCAGTGTGGCTGAGCTCTGGCAGGCTCCTGAGGGGGTGTCCGGCATCTCTCCTCCTGCAGAACCCCATCATTACCCAGTTCTTCCCCACGCTGTTGCTCTGGGCCTTCTCAGTCTTCCTGCCCTTCCTTGTCTACTACTCGGCATTCTTCGAGTCGCACTGGACAAGGTAACAGGGCTGGCCCCACGCTCCCCCAGGGCTGTGGTAGATGGGAGGAACCTTAGTAGGACTCGTGGGACCCGAcctgcagggaggcaggcagtggAGCAGCAGACCCCCACAGAGCCCCATGGGTGTTGCCCTCCATGGAAAGAGCCCCACATCCATGCCCAAAGGAACCATTTCCTTGCCATAgccctgaacacttccaggctGCTGACAAAGGCAGGTGGAGCTGGTTTTAAGATGGGTCTGAAGAAGTTTGGGAAAGGGATGGTGTGATGGTggactggcagcagcagggccaTGGCCCTGACTGGGGTGGTACATCCCAACCGTGCTCCCAGCCCTCCAAGGTGGAGGTATGGGTTCAGGATGCTCAAAGTCTCCTAGCAGAGGAAACTCTGCCCAGCTCCTACAATGTGCTCTCTGTGTCTTGACCCTCCATTGGCCCCAACCCCTGTACCTAGTCTGCTGAGTCCTTGCAGGAGCTTTGTCACcacctcccttccttctcccaggggAAATGGGGGCTCCTGAACCCTTTGTAGACAGCCAGCTGCCTCTTGTTGGATGTCTATACCAGCAGGGATGGTAGGAGAGGGCAGGGATGAAGGAGGTGAGAGGCTGGGAGGACAAGAGCTTTCACTACAGCAGATTTCCTCATGGTGACTCCCCGGACTGGGAGAGGCTTTGCAAGGCCCCAGTAGATGCACAGATCAAATGCACGTGGCTTCCTGGGGCTGGGAGTAGCTCCTTGGAGAAGAGCGAgacccagcccagcctctccccccaCCGGCTGCTCTGCCTCAGAAAAGTGCAACGTTCTTCTCTTGCCTCCCCTCTCCGCAGGTCAAGTGAAAATCAGCTCACCATGCACAAGTGCTTCTTCTTCCTGGTGTTCATGGTCATCATCCTGCCCTCGCTGGGGCTGAGCAGGTATGGACCACCCTGCCGTGCTGCTCTCCATGCTCCCCAGCTGTCGGGATCGTACCCAGGCCCCTCGCCTCCTGCAAGCCAGCCCCAAAGGGCTAAGGGCCCACTGCCGCTGAAACATGGCTGTCTCTGAGGAGGAAAACACTTGCTTTTTAGCCATGCCAAGCTGCTCCCAGATGGTCACAGACAGAATGCtcccctggggaggaggaggggagtggAGCAGCTTGCCAGGCTGCCATGGCTGACCCGAGGGTGCTGGTGGTGCCCTGCTTGGGGTCAGCCCTTCAGCAGACCCTGAAAGGACCAGATCAGGTATCTGCGTAGCCCCAGCTACAGCAATCCTGAA contains:
- the TMEM63C gene encoding osmosensitive cation channel TMEM63C; protein product: MESMYSVEPAPGGAGPTSLDVLSFLDALVNSTEEQCFSARSRSTVLEGLPFGGVPTVLAINFILWLLLLLVFSCLRKAAWDYGRLALLMDNDSLTSLFYGEQSEKEKSPSESSPLDIDNKDVGFCSWLISIYQMKDEEIQSKCGIDATTYLSFQRHLLVLLMLVCVLSVAVILPVNFSGDLLGHNPTHFGRTTIANIPTQDRLLWLHSIFALIYFILTILCMAHHSVHLEYRENEKVARTLMVTHIPKEITDPSLIIKHFHEAYPSCTVTNVQFCFDVRKLMKLDAERRKAMKGRLYFTTKAQKEGKIMIKTHPCARIFCCRFCGFEQVDAEQYYGELEEKLTDEFNAERNRIMLKRLDMAFVTFQDERMTAVILKDYSHIRCRKHPQQSSVTTVVKSHHWGVRYAPAPSDIIWENLSVRGTSWWVRFILLNICLFVLLFFLTTPAIIVNTMDMFNVTQPVESLKNPIITQFFPTLLLWAFSVFLPFLVYYSAFFESHWTRSSENQLTMHKCFFFLVFMVIILPSLGLSSLDLFFRWLFDTHFLDEADIKFQCVFLPDNGAFFVNYVVTSSLIGTAMELLRIPGLLVYTARLCFAKSEPERLHVKRSQAYQFQFGLEYAWTCCIFSVVMTYSITCPIIVPFGLLYMLLKHMVDRYNIYYVYIPTKLNQRLHVAAISQVVVAPILCMFWLLFFSVLRLGPTRPVTLFTFVVLLSCIIFSFFGLCLKKLQPRKPSSYQMSDQSEGAFNDVERSSVSSTPNSNLFVATVLQEPELSLTPAASPAHQCYGTMGNHLEPVEDGEDGGLQSFETELETVEGEYRSGPVMESQARYQ